The Myxococcales bacterium genome includes the window CACCTGCGCGCTCTGCCACACCGCGCGCGGTGCGCAAGGTGCCGTCGTGGTCGGCCGCGCCCGCCGCGAGCTCGACTACGGCGCGATTCGTTTGGCCTACGGTGCCGCTACAGGCGAACCGATTGAACCCGGTCTGGCGAAACGCCTCGCAACCTGGGGCCCCGGCCGCGCCGATGTCACCGAAGACAACGACGAAGATCCGGTGGCCATTCCGGATCTGTGGGGCCTACGCTTCCAAACAACGCTTACCCAGGCGGGCACTATCGCTAATATTGGCCCTGTAGCGCTCGCAATCCGCCAGGAAACGCAATTGCTGCATGCGAACCGTCAACGCATTCGCCCGCCGCGCGAGCTGGCGTGGGCCTTGGCGAGGTTTGTCTATGAGCTCGAGCCGCCGCCGGTTGCTGTCACAACGACCTCCCCCGCTATGCGTTCCCGCGGCGCCGCCGTCTTTGAAAGCGAGTGCCGCCACTGCCATCGCAACGAGGCATACGGCGGTTCACTCATCGCCGCCACGCGCGTCGGCACCAACCCCGCGCTCGCCCATGGCACTGCACGCGGCACCGGCTACTATCGCGTGCCAGCGCTCCTCCGCGTCTGCGACGGCGCGCCGTACTTGCACGATGGCTCGGTGCGCTCGCTTGCCGAATTGCTCTCGCCTCGTCGCTTGCTTGCCGCGTACACCGGCGGCGCGCATGGTGCTGGCGCCATCGCCGGCCACGAATTTGGCTTTGACTTGCGCCCCACCGAACGCGCCGCGCTCATCGCATTTTTATGCGGGTTGTAACCGCGCCATTTACGTTTTCACGAGCGGATCAACAATGATCGACACCGCGGTCGACGTTTTTGTTACGCGCTGCTCGCCAACCGCAATTGTCACGCGCACCGAGAGCCCTCCGCGAGCGCCCGCGCCATAGCGACCGCCCGGCACCTTGGCCCAATCTGGCGCGCTAAGAGCATACGAAACCTTTAGCTCGCCCGGCTCGGGCACGAATCCATCCCAGGCTTGATAGCTGCTAGAGGCGTCGACCCATTTCGTCGCGTCTTGCGCCACCAGCTCGCTAAGCAGCGCACCGTCGGCGTCTAGTAGTTCGACCTTGACGATCTCAATCTTGATCGCCGGGCCAAGACCGCGTGTCGTCAGCGCGAGCTGCATCGACGACGGTTGACACGGACCAATTCTGTCGCAGTTGGCTCCCGCACAATTGCTCTTGCCGAGGGACGCCTCGGACTTAACAGCACGCTTGCTTTTTGCCGGCCCGCAGTCCTCGCCCAGCGCAACCGACGAAATTGTAAATTCGGTCGCTAGGCGGCCTGGGGGCGTTGCGCCGACTTCGCCTGCCTTGCCGTCCATAGCCTCACCAGGCGTTGCTGAGCTTGACGTTCTCTTTCCACTGCTGCCGGGCTTATCCAACGACGAGCACGCGATCCATAGCGGCAGCATCACAACCCCATACATGGCAAGCCGTCGCATCATGCGTCCATTTTAGCACGAGCGCGGTCGTCGCGCGAACCGATCTCTAGGTCACCACTTGCGGGTCGACCATCACCGACACCGCGGTCGCGCTCTTGGTGACGCGCTGATCGCCAATTGCGACCGTCACCCGCACCGACAAGCCAGCGGCGCTGCCATAACGACCACCCGGCACTTTGGACCAGTCGGGCGCGCTCAGCGAAAACATGGCCTTGAGATCGCCCGCGGTCGCTACGTTGCCATCCCATGGCCCGTAGTTGCCGCTGGCGTCTTGCCATAGCTGCGGCCGGCGCGCCGCGAGCTCGCCAATCACCGCGCCGCTCGCATCGAGCAATTCCACCTTGACGATTTCGATTTTGGTTGCCGAGCCGGTGCCCTTGGCCGCAAGCGCGAGCTGCATCGACGATTGCTGGCACGGCCCAAAGCCACGACCGCAACCTTCGCCCGCACAATCGCTTGCGGCAAAACCCGCGCGTCGCTTGGCCGAAACCTCAGAGCTCTCGGCTTCCGCGGCAAGCGCCGGCGGCGACGACGGCACCGCCGAACTGGGCGCTTGATTGGCCGCGCGCGCAGCCGGTGAGTCCGCCATCGGCGGCGCGGCAGGCTTGGCAGCCACCGGATCTGGACAATCGCTGCCCAGATTCACCGACGACACCGTGAGGTCAACCTCTAGCGACGCCGCCTTAGGTGGCGTCAGGCTGCCTCCACCGGACTTATCAGGCGACGAGCAGGCCGCCGCAGCGAACAAGCCTAGCGAGACGAATAGATAACGCGTTGATCTCATAGCGGCAGGCTATCACGTCGCCGATACCGATGGGAATTTGCCCCAGCCGGCTTATAGCCTGTACCGACGCGACCGCCTCCGCGAGCACGCGAGCTAGTTCGAAACCGCGTCGAGCTGCGCCTGCGCCCAGGCGCGGCGGATTTGCAGCACGTGCCAGTCGCCATCGAGCGGGGCGCCTTGCAGCTTGGCGATTTCGGCGTCGGCGGCGGCGAGCTCGGCGCGCGCGGTGGCGACGTCGACGTTGCTGCCGTGCACGGCCTCTTCGACGAGCACCTCGATGGTGCCGGTTTCGTTGATGCGCAGATAGCCCGAGCCAACCGCGTAGCGCGCGGCGACCACGATGCCGCCGGTCGAGCCCAAGGTGAGCACGCCGGGCTTGATCGCGACCAGCATCGGCAAGTGGCCAGGCAACACCTGAAACTCGCCGAGCTCGCCAGGCGCGGTGACATAGCCCGCGTCGGTTTGCGCGAGCACGCCGCGTGGCGTGACGATGTTGATGGTGATGGCGCTAGACACTTAGTTCGCCTTTTTCGCCAGCTCGACGGCCTTGGCGCGCACGTCGTCGATGGTGCCGACCATTTCAAACGCTTGCTCGGGGAGGTCGTCGCACTTGCCGGAGAGGATTTCCTCGAACGAGCGCACGGTGTCGTCCTTGGAGACGAACACGCCGGCCAGACCGGTGAAGGTTTCGGCGACGTGGAACGGCTGGCCCATGAACTTTTCGATCTTACGCGCGCGCGACACGGTTTGCTTGTCGTCTTCGGAGAGCTCGTCCATGCCGAGAATGGCGATGATGTCTTGTAGATCCTTGTAGCGCTGCAGAATCCGTTGCACTTCGCGGGCGACCTTGTAGTGGCGGTCGCCGACGACGGCCGGGGTGAGAATGGTAGAGGTGGAGTCGAGCGGATCGACGGCAGGGTAAATGCCTTTTTCCGAAATCGCCCGGTTGAGCACCGTGGTGGCATCGAGGTGGGCAAACGCGGTGGCGGGCGCGGGGTCGGTCAAGTCGTCGGCGGGGACGTAAATCGCCTGCACCGAGGTAATCGAACCGTCCTTGGTCGAGGTGATGCGCTCTTGCAGGCCGCCCATTTCGGTCGACAGCGTGGGCTGATAACCGACGGCGGAAGGAATCCGGCCGAGGAGCGCCGAGGTTTCCGAACCGGCTTGCGTGAAGCGGAAGATGTTGTCGACAAACAGGAGCAAGTCTTGTTTTTCGACGTCGCGGAAGTATTCGGCGATGGTCAGCGCGGTGAGCGCGACGCGGGCGCGGGCGCCAGGCGGTTCGTTCATTTGGCCGAACACCAGCGCGGTATTGGAGAGCACCGAGTTGCCGTTCGACATCTTGGCTTCCGCCAATTCGTGCATCAAGTCGTTGCCTTCGCGGGTGCGCTCGCCGACGCCGGCGAACACCGAATACGAACCCGACTTCTTGGCGACGTTGTTGATCAGCTCTTGGATGAGCACCGTCTTGCCGACGCCGGCGCCGCCGAAGAGGCCGATCTTGCCGCCCTTGCGGTATGGCGCGAGCAAGTCGATGACCTTAATTCCGGTCTCGAACATTTCGACGCTAACCGATTGGTCGACAAACTTTGGCGCCGAGCGGTGAATTGGCGAGGTCTTGGTCGCGCCGGTGGGGCCACGCTCGTCAACGGGTTCGCCGATGACGTTCAAGATGCGGCCGAGGACTTCTTTGCCAACCGGCACCGAGATGGGTGATCCGGAATTTTTCACGGCCTGGCCACGGACGAGGCCGTCAGTGTTGTCCATGGCGATGCAGCGCACCATCTTCTCGCCGAGATGCTGCGCGACTTCGACCGTGAGGTTGTCGGCGCGCTTGTCGATCGACGGGTTGGTGATGAGGAGCGCGGTGTTGATTTCGGGCAATTGCGCCGAATCGAACGCCACGTCGACGACGGGGCCAATGACTTGAACAACGCGACCAATTGAGTTTGCTGAGGTAGCCATGGTTTATCCTTTGAGTGCTTCTGCGCCGCCAATGATTTCCAAGAGCTCCTTGGTAATCGAGGCCTGACGGGCGCGGTTATATTGCAGGGTGAGCTTGCTGATCATTTCGCCGGCGTTCTTGGTCGCGCTTTCCATGCTGGACATGCGCGAGCCAAATTCCGACGCGATGGATTCTAAAATGGCGCGATAGAGCACGATCTGTACGTAGAGCGGCGCCAAGCGCGCGAGGAGCTCGGTCTTGCCGGGTTCGTAGAGGTAGTCGACGCCGGCGCCCGAGGCACCGTCGCTACCATGGGCTGGTGCGGCTGGCGCATCGCCTTTGGCGGCGGCAACCACTTCCGGCACGATCGGCAACAGCTGTTTGTGTTGCACGACTTGCGAGATGGCGCTGTGAAATTCGTTGTAGACGAAAATCACGCGGTCGACGTTGCCGGCCAAGAAATCGGCCGAGATGCGCGTGGCGAGTTCGCGCGAGGCTTGCAGCGCGTTGGCCGATTGCGGCGCAGCGTCGAAGCTGCCGATGTTGGCGTTGCGACGGGCAAAATAGCCGTTGGCCTTCTTGCCGATCGCCAGCAGCGTGACGTCGCAGTTTGCGAGTTCGGTGCGCATGAGCAGCTCGACGCGCTTGATGACGTTGGTGTTAAACGCGCCGGCGAGGCCGCGGTCAGACGACAACACCAAGATGTGGACGCGCTCTTTTTTGCCTTCGGCGACGGTGGGCTTAACAAACAGCGGGTGCGCTGCCTCGCCGGCGACCGCGACTAACTCCGACACGACTTGCGTCAGCGTCATGGTGTACGGCCGCGCCGCCGTGATCGCTTCCTGCGCACGACGCAGGCGCGCCGCCGCGACCAGCTTCATCGCGCGCGTGATCTTGCGGGTGTTTTTCACCGAGCCGATACGCGTGCGGATTGACTTTAATGAGGGCATGGACGCTCCTTAGGCCTGGAACTGCTTGCCAAAGGCGACGAGCGCGTCTTTGAGGGCCTTCTCGTTGTCACCTTCGAGCTTGCCGCTGGTGCGCACGCCTTCGATGACGGCGCCGTGGCGCGAGCGCATGAAGGTCATGAGTTCGGCTTCGTAGCGGCCAAGCGAGGCCACCGGCAAGTCGTCGACGTAGCCGTTGGTGCCGGCGTAGAGCACGATGACTTGCTCTTCCATCGGCACCGGCGAGTACTGCGCCTGCTTGAGCATTTCGGTCATGCGCTCGCCGCGCGCGAGCTGCATTTGGGTGGCGCGGTCGAGATCTGAGCCGAATTGGGCAAACGCGGCCTTTTCGCGATACGACGCCAGTTCGAGACGGAGGCGACCGGCGACCTTTTTC containing:
- a CDS encoding F0F1 ATP synthase subunit epsilon, whose protein sequence is MSSAITINIVTPRGVLAQTDAGYVTAPGELGEFQVLPGHLPMLVAIKPGVLTLGSTGGIVVAARYAVGSGYLRINETGTIEVLVEEAVHGSNVDVATARAELAAADAEIAKLQGAPLDGDWHVLQIRRAWAQAQLDAVSN
- the atpD gene encoding F0F1 ATP synthase subunit beta; this translates as MATSANSIGRVVQVIGPVVDVAFDSAQLPEINTALLITNPSIDKRADNLTVEVAQHLGEKMVRCIAMDNTDGLVRGQAVKNSGSPISVPVGKEVLGRILNVIGEPVDERGPTGATKTSPIHRSAPKFVDQSVSVEMFETGIKVIDLLAPYRKGGKIGLFGGAGVGKTVLIQELINNVAKKSGSYSVFAGVGERTREGNDLMHELAEAKMSNGNSVLSNTALVFGQMNEPPGARARVALTALTIAEYFRDVEKQDLLLFVDNIFRFTQAGSETSALLGRIPSAVGYQPTLSTEMGGLQERITSTKDGSITSVQAIYVPADDLTDPAPATAFAHLDATTVLNRAISEKGIYPAVDPLDSTSTILTPAVVGDRHYKVAREVQRILQRYKDLQDIIAILGMDELSEDDKQTVSRARKIEKFMGQPFHVAETFTGLAGVFVSKDDTVRSFEEILSGKCDDLPEQAFEMVGTIDDVRAKAVELAKKAN
- the atpG gene encoding ATP synthase F1 subunit gamma, translating into MPSLKSIRTRIGSVKNTRKITRAMKLVAAARLRRAQEAITAARPYTMTLTQVVSELVAVAGEAAHPLFVKPTVAEGKKERVHILVLSSDRGLAGAFNTNVIKRVELLMRTELANCDVTLLAIGKKANGYFARRNANIGSFDAAPQSANALQASRELATRISADFLAGNVDRVIFVYNEFHSAISQVVQHKQLLPIVPEVVAAAKGDAPAAPAHGSDGASGAGVDYLYEPGKTELLARLAPLYVQIVLYRAILESIASEFGSRMSSMESATKNAGEMISKLTLQYNRARQASITKELLEIIGGAEALKG